In Solanum stenotomum isolate F172 chromosome 6, ASM1918654v1, whole genome shotgun sequence, one DNA window encodes the following:
- the LOC125868268 gene encoding probable pectinesterase 8 has protein sequence MNGKGMYFPLLIAIVAIFVSTSFMLLEHLSFKVDRSHHHHDDKRKNQTICDNFSPNFPSIDPNTSSIICVDHNGCCNFTTVQAAVDSVANFSAIRSLIWINSGIYFEKVIVPKSKPNITFQGQGYTSTAIIYNDNANSSHGTFNSGSVQVFSTNFIAKNLSFMNVALMAVPGAVGAQAVAIRIGGDQAAFWGCGFFGSQDTLHDDRGRHYFKECYIQGSIDFVFGNGKSFYENCELTSIASPGSRSINGAVTAHGRASKDEDSGFAFVNCSIGGTGRIWLGRAWRSFSTVVFSNTFMTDIISPDGWNDLNDPSRDQTIFYGEYKCSGAGSNMSQRASYVQKLNDTQALPFLNLSFIDAHLWLQSFSN, from the exons atgaatggTAAAGGCATGTATTTCCCTCTTTTGATTGCCATTGTGGCTATTTTTGTATCAACATCGTTTATGTTACTTGAGCATTTAAGTTTTAAAGTTGATCGAAGTCATCATCACCATGATGACAAAAGAAAAAACCAAACGATATGTGATAATTTCTCGCCCAATTTTCCAAGTATAGATCCTAACACAAGTTCAATTATTTGTGTTGATCATAATGGTTGTTGCAATTTCACGACCGTGCAAGCTGCTGTTGATTCTGTTGCGAATTTTAGCGCGATAAGGAGCTTGATTTGGATCAACAGTGGCATATATTT TGAAAAGGTGATTGTTCCAAAAAGCAAGCCTAATATCACATTTCAAGGACAGGGGTACACTTCAACAGCTATAATATATAATGACAATGCCAATTCATCACATGGAACATTTAACAGTGGCTCTGTCCAAGTTTTCTCCACCAACTTCATAGCTAAGAATTTAAGTTTCATG AATGTGGCTCTGATGGCAGTGCCGGGGGCGGTAGGAGCACAAGCAGTGGCAATAAGAATAGGAGGAGACCAAGCAGCGTTCTGGGGTTGTGGATTTTTCGGATCTCAGGATACCCTCCATGATGATAGAGGTCGACATTACTTCAAAGAATGTTACATACAAGGTTCTATCGACTTTGtgtttggcaatggaaaatCATTTTATGAGAACTGTGAATTGACATCAATTGCGAGTCCAGGATCAAGATCGATAAATGGAGCAGTAACAGCACATGGCAGGGCTTCAAAAGATGAAGATAGCGGTTTTGCATTCGTGAACTGCAGTATTGGAGGAACTGGTCGGATTTGGTTAGGTCGAGCATGGAGGTCTTTCTCAACCGTAGTCTTTTCCAATACTTTCATGACTGATATTATTTCTCCTGACGGATGGAACGACTTAAATGACCCTTCAAGAGATCA GACGATTTTCTATGGGGAGTACAAATGTTCAGGAGCAGGGTCAAACATGTCACAAAGAGCATCATACGTTCAAAAGCTTAATGACACCCAAGCTCTTCCTTTCCTCAACTTATCTTTCATTGATGCTCATTTATGGCTACaatcattttcaaattaa